A part of Candidatus Aminicenantes bacterium genomic DNA contains:
- a CDS encoding amidohydrolase family protein has translation MSYHARFHEKATGHAEERPLLPIIDAHLHFVDFIQESDGLKSLLQAMDAGNIAKAVLFGLPVKKKWESYESRPPHYYLDDNSRCYYYHRTDEILASALQGLSTAEQARFAPLICGFNPTDRYAVRDVERMLKAYPFWRGVGEILCRHDDLTNLTNEEVARANHPALFDIYALCGERKLPVLLHQNSTSVSIHDDYEHLHEVEEILAKFPKTTFVWAHCGISRRVSHKQYHRMVEALIEERPNLFGDISWVVYDDVICTDGEPKKHWLDFLLRHPDRFFIGSDLCGHFDHLGKTLSRYNGLFRRLGSEAARRIASENAERMWFGNREDSGPAQA, from the coding sequence ATGAGCTACCATGCCCGCTTCCACGAAAAGGCGACCGGCCACGCCGAGGAGCGTCCGCTCCTCCCGATCATCGACGCCCATCTCCACTTCGTCGACTTCATCCAGGAATCCGACGGCCTGAAGAGCCTGCTCCAGGCCATGGACGCCGGCAACATCGCCAAGGCCGTCCTGTTCGGCCTGCCGGTGAAGAAGAAATGGGAGTCCTACGAGTCCCGGCCGCCTCACTATTACTTGGACGACAATTCCCGCTGCTACTATTACCATCGCACCGACGAGATTCTAGCCTCGGCCCTACAAGGCTTGTCGACGGCCGAGCAAGCCCGCTTCGCCCCGCTCATCTGCGGCTTCAACCCGACCGACCGCTACGCCGTCCGCGACGTCGAGCGGATGCTCAAGGCCTACCCCTTCTGGCGCGGCGTGGGCGAGATTCTCTGCCGCCACGACGACCTGACCAACCTGACCAACGAGGAAGTGGCCCGGGCCAACCACCCGGCCTTGTTCGACATCTACGCGCTCTGCGGCGAGCGGAAGCTGCCCGTCCTCCTGCACCAAAACAGCACCTCGGTCAGCATCCACGACGACTACGAGCACCTGCACGAGGTCGAGGAGATCCTGGCCAAGTTCCCCAAAACCACCTTCGTTTGGGCCCACTGCGGCATTTCGCGCCGGGTCTCGCACAAGCAGTACCATCGCATGGTGGAGGCGCTGATCGAGGAGCGCCCCAATCTCTTCGGCGACATCTCCTGGGTCGTCTACGACGACGTGATCTGCACGGACGGGGAGCCCAAAAAGCACTGGCTGGATTTTTTGCTCCGCCACCCGGACCGCTTCTTCATCGGCTCCGACCTGTGCGGGCACTTCGACCACCTGGGCAAGACCCTGTCCCGCTACAACGGGCTGTTCCGCCGGCTCGGCTCGGAGGCGGCCCGGCGGATCGCCTCGGAGAACGCCGAGCGGATGTGGTTCGGAAACCGAGAGGACTCCGGACCGGCCCAGGCTTGA
- a CDS encoding anaerobic sulfatase maturase, whose translation MKRRKPLSSLLIKPAGPDCNMACGYCFYREKDALFPAAALHRMSDEVLEETIRQMLAQTVPSVSFGWQGGEPTLMGLPFFERALRLQMKHGRGQSVGNGLQTNGLLLDRRWADFLRDYQFLVGLSLDGPEHIHDQARRRVGGQPTWAEVVDRTKMLLDSGVQTNALSVVNAHSARFPEEIYDFHKGLGLVHMQFIPCIETDPADPGRAADFSVSGEAYGDFLIRIFDLWRGDFRNEEPTTFIRTFDSLFFLYVDREPPDCVLLPECGTYLVVEHDGGVYACDFFVEERWKLGSVLEGKLVHMLNSARQKSFGAAKAALPAPCAACAWKSLCRGGCPKDRLRDPRDRGLSHFCAGYKKFFAHADPVFKGLAAEWREKQRD comes from the coding sequence ATGAAAAGACGGAAGCCTCTTTCCTCCCTTCTCATCAAGCCGGCCGGCCCCGATTGCAACATGGCCTGCGGCTACTGCTTCTACCGGGAGAAGGACGCCCTTTTTCCCGCGGCGGCGCTCCACCGCATGAGTGACGAGGTGTTGGAGGAGACGATCCGCCAGATGCTCGCCCAGACGGTGCCGTCGGTTTCCTTCGGTTGGCAGGGCGGAGAACCCACGCTGATGGGCCTGCCGTTCTTCGAGCGGGCACTCCGCCTGCAGATGAAACACGGCCGGGGCCAATCCGTCGGCAACGGGCTCCAAACCAACGGCCTCCTGCTTGACCGCCGCTGGGCTGATTTCCTGCGCGACTATCAGTTCCTGGTCGGGCTTTCGCTGGACGGGCCGGAGCACATCCATGATCAGGCCCGCCGGCGTGTGGGCGGCCAACCGACCTGGGCCGAAGTCGTCGACCGGACCAAGATGCTATTGGACTCGGGCGTCCAGACCAACGCCTTGAGCGTCGTCAACGCCCACTCGGCCCGTTTCCCCGAAGAAATCTACGACTTCCACAAGGGCCTCGGCCTTGTCCACATGCAGTTCATTCCCTGCATCGAGACCGATCCGGCGGACCCGGGGCGGGCGGCCGATTTTTCGGTCTCGGGAGAGGCCTACGGCGACTTCCTCATCCGGATCTTCGATCTCTGGCGGGGCGACTTCCGGAATGAGGAGCCGACCACGTTCATCCGCACGTTCGATTCGCTCTTCTTTCTATATGTCGACCGCGAGCCCCCCGACTGCGTCCTCCTCCCCGAATGCGGGACCTACCTAGTCGTGGAGCATGACGGCGGAGTCTATGCCTGCGACTTCTTTGTCGAAGAGCGCTGGAAGCTGGGCAGCGTCCTCGAGGGCAAGCTCGTCCACATGCTGAACTCGGCCCGCCAAAAGAGCTTCGGCGCGGCCAAGGCGGCCCTACCCGCCCCCTGCGCGGCCTGCGCATGGAAGAGCCTCTGCCGGGGCGGCTGCCCCAAGGACCGCCTCCGCGATCCGCGCGATCGAGGCCTAAGCCATTTCTGCGCCGGCTATAAAAAGTTCTTCGCCCACGCCGACCCGGTTTTCAAAGGCCTGGCCGCCGAGTGGCGGGAAAAACAGAGGGATTAA
- a CDS encoding glycyl-radical enzyme activating protein: MDRPESPKGLVFDVKRFALHDGPGIRTTVFLKGCPLHCLWCHNPESIARGREILARSTRCTRCHACIAACPRRAIAKGTNGGAAAVDRSKCDLCGKCVEACAYEALAIVGRESSVDALVAEVERDRLFYEQSGGGATVSGGEPLLQPEFAAALLAALRVRGFHTALDTSGQAPWPVLDRVGAEADLILYDLKLMDDARHREFTGASNRLILENLCNLAGLGKPVHVRIPLAAGANDDDANIRAAIEFLRPLPAVRRIDLLAYHKGGQEKYRSLGQENCFRLFAPPSDERMGAVRRAFADAGFTVTIGG, from the coding sequence ATGGACCGGCCTGAATCGCCCAAGGGCCTGGTCTTTGACGTTAAGCGCTTTGCCCTGCATGACGGCCCCGGCATCCGGACGACCGTCTTCCTCAAAGGATGCCCGCTCCATTGTCTGTGGTGCCACAATCCCGAAAGCATCGCCCGCGGCCGCGAAATTCTTGCCCGCTCGACCCGCTGCACCCGCTGCCACGCCTGCATCGCCGCCTGTCCCCGTCGGGCGATCGCCAAGGGGACGAACGGCGGTGCGGCGGCCGTCGATCGATCCAAGTGCGACCTCTGCGGCAAGTGCGTCGAAGCCTGCGCCTACGAGGCGCTGGCGATCGTCGGCCGCGAGTCGTCCGTCGACGCTCTCGTGGCCGAGGTCGAACGCGATCGGTTGTTCTATGAACAGTCCGGCGGGGGAGCCACCGTATCCGGCGGTGAGCCGCTTCTTCAACCGGAATTCGCGGCCGCCCTCCTCGCAGCCCTGCGGGTGCGCGGCTTCCATACCGCTCTCGACACCTCGGGGCAGGCGCCCTGGCCCGTCCTCGATCGCGTGGGCGCCGAAGCGGATCTCATCCTTTATGACCTCAAGCTTATGGACGACGCCCGTCACCGGGAGTTTACCGGCGCTTCCAACCGGTTGATCCTGGAAAATCTATGCAACCTGGCCGGGCTGGGCAAGCCCGTCCATGTCCGAATCCCCTTGGCCGCCGGGGCCAACGACGACGACGCCAACATCCGGGCCGCGATCGAATTTCTCCGGCCCCTCCCGGCCGTGCGCCGCATCGATCTTCTGGCCTACCACAAGGGCGGCCAGGAAAAATACCGCAGCTTGGGGCAGGAAAACTGCTTCCGCCTTTTCGCCCCGCCGTCCGACGAGCGGATGGGGGCCGTCCGGCGGGCCTTCGCCGACGCCGGTTTCACCGTCACCATCGGAGGCTGA